GGTTCTTTCCCTGTAACCCGGCCAGATGGAAAGAGGGAGGACCATGGAGATAACTCTGGACGCCCTGGGCAAGAGGCTGGACATGGAGGTGCTTGGGGACGGAACGCACGTCGTGTGCGCCGTCTCCTCGCCGGACGATGTCCGGGAGGATGCCCTCTGCGTCGTCTGGGACGAACGACTGCAGCTGCCCGAAGGGGTTCCGGTGCTGGCGCCCAGGGACGCGTTCGGGCCCGGACGCGACGGCCTCGTCTCGGAGCGGCCCAGGGAGGCCCTGCCCCGCCTGCTGTCCCTTTTTGCCCCGCCCGTCCCCGAGCTGCGGGGGATCCATCCCACCGCGGTCGTCGCGGAGGACGCCGTGGTGGACGCCGGGGCCTGGGTAGGGCCCCTCGCCGTGGTGGGACCCGGCTCGATCATCGGCTCGGGATGCCGGATCGGCTCCGGGGCCTGTATCGGGTCGGACTGCCGGGTGGGCGACGGAACCCTCGTCGAGCCCCGCGCCGTCCTCTTGGACAGGACGCGCGTCGGCAGGAACTGCATCCTGCACTCCGGGTGCGTGCTGGGCTGCGACGGGTTCGGCTTCCTGCCCTCCCCCGAGGGGCCGGTGAAGATTCCTCAGATCGGGGGGGTCGTGATTGGCGACGACGTCGAGATCGGGGCC
The sequence above is a segment of the uncultured Fretibacterium sp. genome. Coding sequences within it:
- the lpxD gene encoding UDP-3-O-(3-hydroxymyristoyl)glucosamine N-acyltransferase encodes the protein MEITLDALGKRLDMEVLGDGTHVVCAVSSPDDVREDALCVVWDERLQLPEGVPVLAPRDAFGPGRDGLVSERPREALPRLLSLFAPPVPELRGIHPTAVVAEDAVVDAGAWVGPLAVVGPGSIIGSGCRIGSGACIGSDCRVGDGTLVEPRAVLLDRTRVGRNCILHSGCVLGCDGFGFLPSPEGPVKIPQIGGVVIGDDVEIGACTTVDRGTIGDTVVGDGAKIDNHVQIGHNVRIGRFCIVCSMSGIAGSSVLEDGVTLSVQAGVTDHVRIGKGAVLAARSGVTNDIPAGAVMSGFPARPHGLAKRAQMLAAELPELFKRLRRLERALKNGGVGNRGEEDDGR